From Solibacillus isronensis, the proteins below share one genomic window:
- a CDS encoding FAD-binding oxidoreductase, producing MNYMEQLQQILTHEQVTTNEVLRTQHGRDESYHEPHLPDVVVYPKTPKEVSEIVALANEQRIPVVPFGLGTSLEGHVIPYQGGISLDLSLMNAVLEVRPEDFLVKVQPGVTRSQLNKELKKYGLFFSVDPGADATLGGMAATNASGTTSVRYGIMRDQVRDLEVVLANGDVIHTGGLAAKSSSGYHLNGLMVGSEGTLGVITELTLRVFGIPESIVAGRATFETIQKAVDAVVSLKQAGIPMARMELVDKQSIEKVNFASGTNFPETPTLFLEFHGNEAGLQSDVIFATELLNDNGCIELAFEQDERARNQLWELRHNMAYTYIHSAPGKKLMSTDVVVPINSLPDAIQNSREKIENMQIDAGIVGHVGDGNYHILLMVDMESKEEIARAKELNEHVVEYALSLGGTCTGEHGVGYGKKKYQQQEHGLAYMWMKEIKRVFDPNNIMNPGKIFLD from the coding sequence ATGAATTACATGGAACAGCTACAGCAAATTTTAACACATGAGCAAGTGACAACAAATGAAGTGTTACGTACACAACATGGGAGAGATGAGTCTTATCATGAACCGCATTTACCGGATGTTGTTGTCTACCCGAAAACTCCAAAGGAAGTAAGCGAAATTGTAGCGCTTGCAAATGAACAGCGCATTCCAGTAGTGCCATTTGGTCTTGGTACAAGTCTAGAAGGACATGTGATTCCTTATCAAGGCGGAATCTCTTTGGATTTATCGCTTATGAATGCCGTATTGGAAGTAAGACCGGAAGATTTTCTTGTAAAGGTCCAACCAGGTGTCACGCGCAGCCAGCTAAATAAAGAATTAAAGAAATATGGCTTATTCTTTTCAGTCGATCCGGGTGCCGATGCGACATTAGGCGGAATGGCTGCGACGAATGCGAGTGGAACAACTTCTGTACGCTACGGCATCATGCGTGACCAAGTCCGTGATTTAGAAGTGGTTTTGGCAAATGGTGATGTAATCCATACTGGAGGATTGGCCGCGAAATCTTCTTCAGGCTATCATTTGAATGGTTTAATGGTCGGTTCCGAGGGGACACTTGGGGTCATTACTGAATTGACATTGCGTGTATTCGGGATTCCGGAAAGCATTGTTGCCGGCCGCGCGACATTTGAGACGATACAGAAAGCGGTCGATGCTGTTGTTTCATTAAAACAAGCCGGTATACCAATGGCCCGAATGGAACTTGTCGATAAACAAAGTATTGAAAAAGTAAACTTTGCTTCCGGAACAAATTTCCCCGAGACTCCAACGCTATTCTTGGAGTTCCATGGTAATGAGGCAGGTTTGCAGTCAGATGTTATTTTTGCGACTGAATTATTGAACGACAATGGCTGTATTGAGCTGGCATTTGAACAGGACGAACGTGCGCGCAATCAATTATGGGAGCTACGACATAACATGGCTTATACATATATTCATTCCGCACCAGGGAAAAAACTGATGTCTACAGATGTTGTTGTACCAATTAACTCATTGCCGGACGCGATTCAAAATTCCCGCGAGAAAATTGAAAACATGCAGATTGACGCGGGGATTGTCGGGCATGTAGGAGACGGCAATTATCATATATTGCTGATGGTAGATATGGAAAGTAAAGAAGAGATTGCAAGAGCAAAAGAACTGAATGAACATGTCGTTGAATACGCCTTGTCACTTGGTGGCACTTGTACGGGAGAACATGGTGTAGGTTATGGTAAGAAAAAGTACCAACAGCAAGAACACGGACTTGCCTACATGTGGATGAAAGAGATTAAACGGGTATTTGATCCGAACAACATTATGAACCCCGGCAAAATTTTTCTTGATTAG
- a CDS encoding enoyl-CoA hydratase/isomerase family protein has translation MQVRTTRLEAEEAKIIYQETAGLAIITIHRPQLKNALTANMWDQLAKIALRTLENPKNKVLLLRGSGENFTAGSDIKEFNSISLEKAEEAFVHMEKTISTIENLPIPVIGVINGPAMGAGLELALACDIRIGSDKAKMGIPVGKLGITLNNKFAKRLVDLVGPSATKDFVFTGRMYKAEEAFKAGMLNYLVAEKDLNRFAIRMGKLVAGMSPDSLLAVKRSVKECVDSAPVLWERSTPFVSERDFSEGVRAFVEKRQPVFTRQLPKQ, from the coding sequence ATGCAAGTACGTACGACAAGACTTGAAGCAGAAGAAGCGAAAATCATTTATCAGGAAACTGCGGGGCTCGCCATTATTACGATTCATCGCCCGCAACTTAAAAATGCATTAACGGCGAATATGTGGGATCAGCTTGCCAAAATTGCATTGCGTACATTGGAAAATCCAAAAAACAAGGTGCTGTTATTGCGCGGATCTGGCGAGAACTTTACAGCAGGCTCGGATATTAAAGAATTTAATTCGATTTCTCTGGAAAAAGCGGAAGAAGCCTTCGTGCATATGGAAAAAACGATTTCGACAATAGAAAACTTGCCGATTCCGGTGATTGGTGTCATTAACGGACCGGCAATGGGTGCTGGGCTGGAGCTTGCCCTTGCATGTGATATTCGTATCGGCTCGGACAAAGCGAAAATGGGCATCCCGGTCGGTAAGCTCGGCATTACTTTGAATAATAAATTCGCTAAGCGATTAGTCGATTTGGTCGGACCATCCGCAACGAAAGATTTTGTATTCACTGGACGAATGTATAAAGCAGAAGAAGCATTTAAAGCTGGAATGCTCAATTATTTAGTTGCCGAAAAAGATCTGAACCGTTTTGCAATCCGTATGGGTAAGCTTGTTGCCGGAATGTCACCTGATTCCTTATTAGCAGTAAAACGCTCGGTTAAAGAATGTGTGGATTCGGCCCCTGTTTTATGGGAAAGATCAACACCATTTGTTTCCGAAAGAGACTTTTCTGAAGGTGTTCGTGCATTTGTTGAAAAACGTCAGCCGGTTTTCACAAGACAGCTTCCAAAACAATAA
- a CDS encoding tyrosine-type recombinase/integrase — protein sequence MEEIQPYVKAFTAYLKSLNKSFHTTKQYTLDAKQFAEIIQHENQINEALQLYSKMIQEKYPSFNSVNRKFASIRHFLTFLQLRGVISVYNEEIIAPLTKQETELNVLKEKQFNRALAYWPKQYEIALNEEHEWLALRNTVIVFTIAELGIKPAELVRMEWKHIHAEKREIIVLASKSYRVLQCSKKLLELLEDYKRHTIEFMPLTEQSPYVWLGVGNKMGEPVTVKTIERIFKSMSEQLQFKVTATNMRYHAIQKLLTKKEDPKVLYEQFGYARKGVLLEREQRFPKNG from the coding sequence GTGGAAGAAATCCAACCGTATGTTAAAGCGTTTACAGCTTACTTGAAGTCATTAAATAAATCCTTTCATACGACGAAACAATATACATTGGACGCAAAGCAATTCGCGGAAATCATTCAACATGAGAATCAGATTAATGAAGCATTGCAACTTTATTCAAAAATGATTCAGGAAAAGTATCCTTCGTTCAATTCGGTCAACCGCAAATTCGCATCCATTCGCCATTTCCTTACTTTCTTACAGCTGCGCGGTGTGATTTCCGTATATAACGAAGAAATCATTGCTCCGTTGACAAAGCAGGAAACGGAACTGAATGTACTGAAGGAAAAGCAATTTAATCGGGCATTAGCCTATTGGCCGAAACAGTATGAGATTGCGTTAAATGAGGAACATGAATGGCTTGCATTACGCAATACCGTCATTGTTTTTACCATTGCGGAGCTTGGTATTAAACCAGCAGAACTTGTGCGGATGGAATGGAAGCATATCCATGCCGAAAAGCGAGAAATCATTGTACTGGCTTCGAAAAGTTACCGTGTTTTGCAGTGTTCAAAAAAACTGCTCGAACTGCTTGAAGACTATAAACGCCATACAATTGAATTCATGCCGCTAACGGAGCAGTCACCGTATGTTTGGCTCGGTGTCGGTAATAAAATGGGGGAGCCGGTCACCGTCAAAACGATCGAACGGATTTTTAAGTCGATGTCCGAACAGCTCCAATTTAAAGTGACCGCTACCAATATGCGCTATCATGCAATTCAAAAACTATTAACAAAAAAAGAGGATCCAAAAGTTTTGTATGAGCAGTTCGGCTATGCGAGAAAAGGCGTCCTGCTTGAACGAGAACAACGATTCCCGAAAAACGGCTAG
- a CDS encoding CorA family divalent cation transporter, translated as MNSLKTHYVFYYPFNYRQYDFEKLQQVLKRNKFYHFTIDEEEFNETLYGPDIKVSPQLLTQFFYPFMEEKLLNDEISVRNFNRYSKKIQCEGKMKTAFDEIPFTLLSADINLCPFGIGILALRIQLADNVDMNAALSFGHFFRVLRPKIDEELGTEIYYDNFFFNNTDELLLKKIAPFLENYFVDYSSIHKNISKIPFFEDERMYVSAFFHMGEDAEIDEHLLYRAGQLNGRDSKGGPYISSTNEEYIKRFVEEHCYERWAPKFHIITTLQGHIHLSSVDDKSMYKNLNSFHSVSYYTLLIHYFYKLMLLKLVFEHSELKFSKDKDIVKELIEQITKFASRYYFTEVSARTEGKEISHYFRKVFRIDGLYRETKETLEELYRIQEDRSTDRLNKLIFILTIFSMISGIYGMNLVIEMLAEPFKLSEIFSFTFFEWIALILMVIGLLTLALLILNQVYKYSISYYGKINRRRQR; from the coding sequence ATGAATTCGCTAAAAACCCACTATGTTTTTTATTATCCTTTCAATTATCGACAGTACGATTTTGAAAAGTTACAGCAAGTATTAAAGCGCAACAAATTTTATCACTTTACGATCGATGAAGAGGAATTTAACGAAACACTTTACGGACCCGATATTAAAGTATCCCCCCAATTGTTAACGCAATTCTTTTATCCTTTCATGGAGGAGAAATTATTGAATGACGAAATTTCCGTACGAAACTTCAACCGTTACTCGAAAAAAATCCAATGTGAAGGAAAAATGAAGACGGCATTCGATGAAATTCCATTTACGTTATTGAGTGCGGATATTAATCTGTGTCCATTTGGTATTGGAATTTTAGCGCTGAGAATTCAGTTGGCGGATAATGTCGATATGAATGCCGCGTTATCATTCGGTCATTTTTTTAGAGTGCTGCGGCCAAAAATTGATGAAGAGCTTGGTACGGAAATTTATTACGACAATTTTTTCTTTAATAATACAGACGAATTATTATTAAAAAAAATCGCCCCATTTTTGGAAAATTATTTTGTTGATTATTCATCAATTCACAAAAACATAAGCAAAATCCCATTTTTTGAAGATGAGCGCATGTATGTCAGTGCTTTTTTTCATATGGGAGAAGACGCGGAAATCGATGAACATTTACTGTATCGGGCAGGACAATTAAATGGTCGGGACAGCAAAGGGGGTCCTTATATTTCGAGTACAAATGAGGAGTATATCAAACGCTTTGTTGAGGAACATTGCTACGAAAGATGGGCACCAAAATTTCATATTATTACAACATTGCAAGGCCATATTCACCTATCATCCGTAGATGACAAAAGCATGTATAAAAATTTAAACAGCTTTCACTCAGTCTCTTACTATACATTGCTTATTCACTATTTTTATAAGCTGATGTTGTTAAAGCTCGTATTCGAACATAGTGAATTAAAGTTTTCAAAAGATAAGGATATTGTAAAGGAGTTAATCGAACAGATTACGAAGTTTGCATCGAGGTATTATTTTACTGAGGTATCGGCACGTACAGAGGGGAAGGAAATCTCGCACTATTTCAGGAAAGTATTCCGTATTGACGGACTATACCGCGAGACGAAAGAAACGCTAGAAGAACTGTACCGGATACAGGAAGACCGTTCAACAGACCGGTTAAATAAACTGATTTTTATTTTAACGATTTTCAGTATGATTTCCGGTATATACGGAATGAACCTTGTCATTGAAATGCTGGCAGAGCCATTTAAACTATCCGAAATTTTTAGTTTTACTTTCTTTGAATGGATCGCACTTATACTGATGGTTATCGGCTTACTGACGCTGGCACTGCTCATTTTAAACCAGGTTTATAAATATTCAATTAGCTATTACGGGAAAATAAACAGGCGACGACAACGCTAA
- a CDS encoding tyrosine recombinase XerC: protein MKLPKFLRDFLIYLTTITGKSQRTRKEYEYDLILFMRFLKAIEEDIPLDRLHTIDISTFTVDQIKEVSLEDLYLFMEYCEVQRGNSSAARARKVATLKSFFKYLKGKRRLINENPAEHLETPKIGRRQPVYLNYNEAKDFIGAVQIQSYSARDECMMVFFLNLGIRVSELCSLNIDSINGRMLTVIGKGNKERHVYLNDACINALEKYLQERHAYKGEGKEPLFISQKGTRFARQSIARIVKVINANSQSPKEKLTPHKLRHTSATMMYKSGADIRTLQHILGHSSVATTQIYTHIEDEQIQEVLKNNPFNNL from the coding sequence ATGAAGCTGCCGAAATTTTTACGTGATTTTTTAATTTACTTAACAACGATTACGGGAAAGTCCCAAAGAACCCGAAAAGAATATGAATATGATCTTATTTTGTTCATGCGTTTTCTAAAAGCGATCGAAGAAGATATCCCGTTAGACCGTTTACATACAATCGACATTTCTACGTTTACAGTTGATCAAATTAAAGAAGTGTCTCTGGAAGACTTATATTTGTTTATGGAGTATTGCGAAGTACAACGCGGCAACTCCTCTGCAGCCCGCGCTCGTAAAGTAGCAACATTAAAATCCTTTTTCAAATATTTAAAAGGAAAGCGCCGTCTAATTAATGAAAACCCGGCTGAACATTTGGAAACACCAAAAATCGGACGACGCCAACCGGTTTATTTAAATTATAATGAGGCAAAGGATTTTATCGGTGCTGTACAGATACAGTCTTACAGTGCACGCGATGAATGCATGATGGTCTTTTTCCTGAACCTCGGTATTCGTGTTTCCGAGTTGTGTTCACTCAATATCGATTCCATCAATGGCCGAATGCTGACGGTGATCGGGAAAGGGAATAAGGAACGGCATGTGTATTTAAATGATGCGTGTATAAATGCATTAGAAAAGTATTTACAGGAGCGACATGCATATAAAGGGGAAGGGAAAGAACCACTGTTCATTTCTCAAAAAGGGACACGTTTTGCGAGACAGTCGATTGCACGGATCGTGAAAGTGATCAACGCCAACAGTCAGTCACCGAAAGAAAAGCTGACACCGCATAAACTTCGACATACTTCCGCGACCATGATGTATAAATCCGGAGCGGACATTCGAACATTGCAGCATATTCTTGGCCACTCGAGTGTAGCAACAACACAAATTTATACGCATATCGAAGACGAACAAATTCAGGAAGTACTTAAAAATAATCCATTCAATAATTTATAA
- a CDS encoding mechanosensitive ion channel family protein: protein MNLIYKKLIDFGVNTIVAEYLSVGIMIIFIVLLCLLANFITKKIVIRFITHIVNNNKYTWDNILLEKKVFHKLSHIVPAIIIYHFAEAFTYQDLIEKGATTYIIIVVISLIGSLLNAVHDIYQTFEISKVQPIKGYIQVAKIIVYVLGIILIIANLIGKNPLIILSGLGALSAVLLLVFKDSLLGLVAGIQLTSNDMVRVGDWIEMPKYGADGDVIDLSLNTVKVQNFDKTITTIPSYALISDSFKNWRGMQVTGGRRIKRSIFIDTTSIAFCSEEKIKELRKIHYLTDYIDTRQREITEYNIKHRIDISHQVNGRALTNVGLFRTYISNYLKNHPGIHKDMTTMVRQLAPSEHGLPLEIYTFSNDINWAVYESIQSDIFDHLFAIASEFDLRLFQNPTGNDFKAMNSIQLNKNEGELH from the coding sequence ATGAATCTTATTTATAAAAAACTAATCGATTTTGGCGTAAATACTATAGTTGCTGAGTATCTCTCAGTGGGAATCATGATTATTTTTATCGTGCTCCTTTGTTTATTGGCAAACTTTATAACTAAAAAGATTGTCATCAGATTTATTACACATATTGTGAATAATAATAAATATACGTGGGATAACATCCTTTTAGAAAAGAAAGTATTCCACAAGTTATCTCATATCGTTCCGGCGATTATTATTTATCATTTTGCTGAAGCTTTTACGTATCAGGACCTCATTGAAAAAGGGGCCACTACGTATATCATCATCGTCGTAATAAGTCTAATAGGCAGTTTATTGAATGCTGTTCATGATATTTATCAAACATTTGAAATTTCCAAAGTTCAGCCGATTAAAGGTTATATTCAAGTAGCGAAAATTATTGTCTATGTACTGGGGATTATATTAATCATCGCGAACTTAATTGGTAAAAATCCACTGATTATCCTAAGTGGACTTGGTGCACTGTCAGCTGTGCTGCTGCTCGTTTTTAAAGACTCCTTATTAGGTCTTGTCGCAGGGATTCAATTAACATCTAATGATATGGTCCGTGTAGGAGATTGGATTGAAATGCCGAAATACGGCGCAGACGGTGATGTCATTGATCTTTCATTAAATACCGTAAAAGTCCAAAACTTTGATAAAACAATAACAACGATTCCTAGTTATGCATTGATTTCGGATTCTTTTAAAAACTGGAGAGGTATGCAAGTTACTGGTGGCAGAAGGATAAAACGCTCCATCTTTATTGATACAACAAGTATCGCGTTTTGTTCTGAGGAAAAGATCAAGGAGTTGCGCAAGATTCATTATCTTACGGACTATATTGATACGAGACAACGGGAAATTACGGAATACAATATTAAACATCGTATTGATATTAGCCATCAGGTGAATGGCAGAGCACTGACAAATGTCGGGTTGTTCCGAACATATATTAGCAACTATTTAAAAAACCATCCAGGAATCCATAAAGATATGACAACGATGGTAAGACAATTGGCGCCAAGTGAACATGGGTTACCACTTGAAATTTACACGTTCTCAAACGATATCAACTGGGCAGTTTATGAGTCGATCCAATCGGATATATTCGATCATCTCTTTGCAATCGCATCCGAGTTTGACCTGAGACTCTTCCAAAATCCAACCGGAAATGATTTTAAAGCAATGAACTCCATACAACTGAATAAAAATGAAGGCGAATTACATTAA
- a CDS encoding transcriptional regulator: MSYFEKGYKMYVEKCEQFGLQPLNFRYYVNQLSYQQLLAYNGYAMEQEMRQND, from the coding sequence ATGAGTTATTTTGAAAAAGGGTATAAAATGTATGTAGAAAAGTGTGAACAGTTTGGATTACAGCCATTGAATTTCCGGTATTACGTAAATCAGCTTTCCTATCAGCAATTACTTGCGTATAACGGCTATGCAATGGAACAGGAGATGAGACAAAATGATTAG
- a CDS encoding nucleoside-diphosphate sugar epimerase, with product MLKIKKIEFIKVLYDDALAQNIFSIANITFSNRNPIQGALLYWQQNESKEPYTKEGDYKFFYDLAKAQYFAAVKFPKDCELTRDERQELAYILLEERGAIGTYSFVSTKPKATFHLNSAFQEIPFPAQFSVDDFNDLSIVKQMESNDETVYEQLPYDRVFLEAYRNWCHQAVQLHPSRLTAYFQYLPSTYVSYANPLLSEQFIIDYLPDVDLEALQYNKPVLARLSMSFKRYLVTTLMANKKRLNPDFVDQLDDFIESNVFYNSFELIYLPEADEIPDMDMQLFEYDRGSYKWSGSEHLVKGIPSLVSQKYNRYGDRRLTNAEMDKKFKAYSDEQKQLFTAIAELHWLNKYKNELDWSYICQYNVHLTEQFLTAHINYVDFNALGQNTDIAVNEDFLSTYLHRFNHQKAVPLIISHLTEQFYLTHKDEIKVDLDLLYKYMDNIDEEEFLRIESYLLD from the coding sequence ATGCTAAAAATTAAAAAGATCGAGTTTATTAAAGTTCTGTATGATGACGCATTAGCGCAAAATATCTTTTCAATCGCGAATATTACGTTTTCAAATAGAAATCCGATTCAAGGAGCCCTCCTCTACTGGCAGCAAAATGAATCAAAGGAACCTTATACAAAAGAAGGCGATTACAAGTTTTTCTATGACTTGGCAAAAGCGCAATATTTTGCTGCTGTAAAGTTTCCGAAAGACTGTGAATTAACACGGGATGAACGCCAGGAACTTGCCTATATCTTACTGGAAGAGCGCGGAGCAATCGGGACGTATAGTTTTGTTTCGACGAAGCCAAAAGCAACTTTCCATTTAAATAGTGCTTTTCAGGAAATTCCGTTCCCTGCACAGTTTTCGGTAGATGATTTTAATGATCTGTCCATTGTGAAACAAATGGAATCGAATGATGAAACTGTTTACGAGCAGCTTCCATATGACCGTGTATTTTTAGAAGCTTACCGAAACTGGTGCCATCAAGCAGTCCAGTTGCATCCTTCCCGCTTGACGGCTTATTTTCAATACTTGCCGTCTACGTATGTAAGTTATGCGAACCCGCTTCTATCAGAGCAGTTTATAATCGATTATTTGCCCGATGTGGATCTGGAAGCACTCCAGTATAACAAGCCTGTACTTGCGCGGTTGTCGATGTCCTTTAAACGTTATTTAGTAACAACATTAATGGCCAACAAAAAGCGTTTGAATCCGGATTTTGTCGATCAACTGGATGACTTCATTGAAAGTAATGTCTTTTATAATTCATTTGAGCTTATTTATTTACCGGAAGCCGATGAAATCCCGGATATGGATATGCAGCTTTTCGAATATGACCGCGGTTCGTATAAATGGTCTGGGAGTGAGCATTTAGTGAAAGGAATTCCGTCACTAGTCAGTCAGAAGTATAACCGGTATGGGGACCGACGATTAACAAATGCCGAAATGGATAAAAAATTTAAGGCATACAGTGACGAACAAAAACAGTTATTTACCGCAATTGCGGAGCTGCATTGGCTGAATAAGTACAAAAATGAGCTGGATTGGTCTTACATTTGCCAATATAATGTGCATTTAACGGAACAATTTTTAACGGCGCATATCAATTATGTCGATTTCAATGCGCTGGGCCAAAACACGGATATTGCAGTAAATGAGGATTTTTTATCGACCTATTTACACCGGTTTAACCATCAAAAAGCGGTTCCGTTAATAATCTCTCATTTGACAGAGCAGTTCTATTTAACACATAAAGATGAAATCAAAGTCGATCTCGATTTGCTGTATAAATATATGGACAATATCGATGAGGAAGAGTTTTTGCGAATTGAAAGTTATTTGCTTGATTAA
- a CDS encoding rRNA methyltransferase: MWKIHNGKLIQTTDESRIRYKTRMSAAIINSLKQLAEKYDTHIGYLLENGYSNLIESGSIVYDKKNRPKDRIEFRTTCDKELLDSLKEFAKDHSLNLNDVIEASVAYINYEDVKHANWRYRVEV, encoded by the coding sequence ATGTGGAAGATACATAATGGGAAACTGATTCAAACAACAGATGAATCTAGAATCCGGTACAAAACGCGAATGAGCGCGGCAATTATTAACAGTTTAAAGCAGCTTGCCGAAAAATATGACACACATATCGGTTATTTATTGGAAAATGGTTATAGTAATTTAATCGAATCCGGTTCAATCGTTTACGACAAAAAAAACCGGCCTAAAGATCGCATCGAATTCCGGACGACATGCGATAAAGAATTACTGGATAGCCTGAAAGAATTTGCAAAGGATCATAGCCTGAACTTAAACGACGTCATTGAAGCAAGTGTTGCGTATATCAATTATGAGGATGTTAAACACGCAAATTGGCGTTACCGTGTAGAAGTTTAA
- a CDS encoding protein phosphatase 2C domain-containing protein, which yields MFKFSWVGSETHFVDLPHIQQFKNLTIGRFGGHSSAGQYKNEDGCIVWVNEEQNWEFVMILDAHNSAESAELVVETFTKEEHNLTSIFNKPLSEAFLELDHHILHIFQNPLFLARCREVQGETACLIVLRKDKYIWWFSVGDCIFHLFHPELAEMQQYQLNQRNFYEWIGSVNTFELDVPCYSTGRRELRKGRNQLFLTTDGLTECPQTTFDNPKDIMNVFDHAQSLHDSVRQLLKEIEAKGVRDSTTIVSWTVDVDQNATEPSNK from the coding sequence ATGTTCAAATTCAGTTGGGTAGGGAGCGAAACGCATTTTGTTGATTTACCGCACATTCAGCAATTCAAGAATCTTACAATTGGACGGTTTGGTGGCCATTCATCAGCAGGGCAATATAAAAACGAGGATGGTTGTATCGTCTGGGTGAATGAAGAACAGAATTGGGAATTTGTCATGATTTTGGATGCTCATAACAGTGCGGAAAGTGCCGAACTTGTCGTGGAAACTTTTACGAAAGAAGAACATAATCTGACTTCAATTTTTAACAAGCCACTTTCTGAAGCTTTTCTGGAATTAGATCATCATATCCTACATATTTTTCAAAATCCGCTCTTTTTAGCCCGTTGCCGTGAAGTACAAGGGGAAACGGCATGTCTGATCGTGTTAAGGAAAGACAAATATATTTGGTGGTTTTCAGTTGGGGACTGTATTTTTCATTTATTTCATCCCGAATTGGCTGAAATGCAGCAATATCAGTTAAATCAAAGAAATTTCTACGAGTGGATCGGGAGTGTCAATACATTTGAATTGGATGTGCCGTGTTACAGTACGGGTCGCAGAGAATTGCGAAAAGGAAGGAATCAGCTGTTTTTGACAACGGACGGACTAACGGAATGTCCTCAAACTACATTTGATAACCCGAAGGATATTATGAATGTATTTGACCATGCCCAGTCTCTACACGATTCTGTAAGGCAGCTATTAAAAGAGATTGAAGCAAAAGGTGTACGGGACAGTACAACAATTGTTTCATGGACGGTTGATGTCGATCAAAATGCAACTGAACCAAGTAATAAATAA
- a CDS encoding alpha/beta family hydrolase — translation MFKVKTDFIKGYKGKDIDYTVLSTDEHASKLAILLPGAGYTAQAPLLHYSTGVFSHKSVDVLQVNYTYNDKFYDSFTMDELVEAIKHDVGTVIDKVLEENSYDGYYLVGKSLGTIAMASLLDKEIFHNAKAVWLTPLLNRDDVFESMLHSRNESLCFIGDDDTHYNAERYRQFANNPKLVSRLLEGADHSLQYKGDPVRSIDLLKTVIKEIDEF, via the coding sequence ATGTTTAAAGTTAAAACAGATTTTATCAAAGGTTATAAAGGTAAGGATATTGATTATACTGTTTTAAGTACCGATGAGCATGCCTCAAAATTGGCGATTTTGCTTCCTGGAGCTGGCTATACCGCGCAAGCACCACTTCTTCATTATTCGACGGGCGTGTTTTCACATAAATCGGTGGATGTGCTGCAGGTGAATTATACGTATAACGATAAGTTTTATGATTCCTTCACTATGGATGAGCTCGTTGAAGCGATTAAACATGATGTAGGTACAGTCATTGATAAAGTTTTAGAAGAGAACTCATATGATGGCTATTATCTTGTTGGAAAGTCTCTAGGAACGATTGCTATGGCTTCATTGTTAGACAAAGAAATCTTTCATAATGCAAAGGCTGTATGGTTAACGCCGCTTCTTAATCGGGATGATGTTTTTGAATCAATGTTACACAGCCGTAACGAAAGTTTATGTTTTATTGGGGATGATGACACGCATTATAATGCGGAAAGATATCGTCAATTCGCCAATAATCCAAAACTGGTGTCAAGACTACTGGAAGGAGCGGATCACAGCCTGCAGTATAAGGGCGATCCTGTCCGTTCAATTGATTTGTTAAAAACGGTCATTAAGGAAATCGATGAATTTTAA
- a CDS encoding Ltp family lipoprotein: MKKAFKLGCGGFLALIILIVIIAVFSDGETSEVDSDTKVEATTEPKENAADTKEEPKEEAKEDNVPREYKSALKKAEMYAETMQMSKAGIYDQLISEYGEGFPKEAAQYAIDNLEFDWKANALEKAKSYAETMAMSDTAIYDQLISEYGEKFTAEEAQYAIDHLE; encoded by the coding sequence TTGAAGAAAGCATTTAAACTTGGTTGTGGCGGGTTTTTAGCCCTTATTATATTAATAGTAATCATTGCAGTGTTCAGTGATGGAGAAACATCTGAAGTGGATTCAGATACAAAAGTTGAAGCGACAACTGAACCGAAAGAAAACGCAGCAGATACAAAAGAAGAGCCAAAAGAGGAAGCAAAAGAAGATAATGTACCGCGCGAATATAAATCTGCGTTGAAAAAAGCTGAAATGTATGCGGAAACAATGCAAATGTCTAAAGCTGGTATTTACGATCAGTTAATTTCGGAGTATGGAGAAGGTTTCCCTAAAGAAGCTGCGCAATATGCAATCGATAACCTGGAGTTTGACTGGAAAGCGAACGCATTAGAAAAAGCAAAATCATACGCTGAAACAATGGCAATGTCTGACACTGCTATTTATGATCAATTGATTTCCGAATACGGAGAAAAATTTACGGCTGAAGAAGCACAGTATGCAATTGATCATTTAGAATAA